A single Carnobacterium inhibens subsp. inhibens DSM 13024 DNA region contains:
- the gatB gene encoding Asp-tRNA(Asn)/Glu-tRNA(Gln) amidotransferase subunit GatB has product MNFETVIGLEVHVELKTDSKMFSPAPAHFGAEPNTNTNVIDWGYPGVLPVINKGAIEFGMKAAMALNCEISQDTKFDRKNYFYPDNPKAYQISQYDQPIGHDGWIEIEVDGKKKKIRIERVHLEEDAGKNTHGTDGYSYVDLNRQGTPLIEIVSEADMRSPEEAYAYLEAIKQIVQYTGVSDVKMEEGSMRCDANISIRPIGQEKFGTKTELKNLNSFNFVRRGLAFEEKRQEKVLLSGGVIQQETRRYDETTGDTLLMRVKEGSSDYRYFPEPDLPNIIIDEAWIERVKATIPEMPKDRRIRYISELGLPEYDAMVLTATKEMSDFFEGTLANGADAKQASNWLMGEVSAYLNSEKLELHETKLTPENLAGMIKLIADGTISSKMAKKVFRELILNGGDAQGVVEANGWVQLSDPAKLLPIINDILDKNAQSIEDFKNGKDRAVGFLVGQIMKATKGQANPGIVNKLLNDELSKR; this is encoded by the coding sequence ATGAACTTTGAAACAGTAATCGGACTAGAAGTCCACGTAGAATTAAAAACCGACTCAAAAATGTTCTCACCTGCTCCAGCTCACTTTGGTGCAGAACCAAACACAAATACAAACGTTATCGACTGGGGTTACCCAGGCGTTTTACCCGTTATCAATAAAGGCGCGATTGAATTTGGGATGAAAGCTGCTATGGCTTTGAATTGTGAAATTTCACAAGATACTAAATTTGACCGTAAAAACTATTTTTATCCGGATAATCCAAAAGCTTACCAAATTTCACAATATGACCAACCGATCGGACATGATGGCTGGATCGAGATCGAAGTGGATGGCAAGAAAAAGAAAATCCGCATCGAACGTGTTCATTTAGAAGAAGATGCTGGGAAAAATACGCATGGAACAGACGGCTATTCTTACGTTGACTTGAACCGTCAAGGAACGCCATTGATCGAAATCGTATCAGAAGCAGATATGCGTTCACCTGAAGAAGCGTATGCTTATTTAGAAGCTATTAAGCAAATCGTCCAATACACAGGGGTTAGTGATGTGAAAATGGAAGAAGGCTCAATGCGTTGTGATGCCAATATTTCTATCCGTCCAATCGGACAAGAAAAATTTGGAACAAAAACAGAATTGAAAAACTTAAATTCATTTAACTTTGTCCGTCGCGGATTGGCATTTGAAGAAAAACGCCAAGAAAAAGTTCTTTTATCTGGCGGAGTGATCCAACAAGAAACAAGACGTTACGATGAAACAACTGGAGACACTCTTTTGATGCGTGTCAAAGAAGGTTCGAGCGATTACCGTTATTTCCCTGAACCGGATCTGCCAAATATCATAATTGATGAAGCCTGGATCGAACGTGTGAAAGCTACTATTCCAGAAATGCCTAAAGATCGCCGTATCCGTTACATCAGCGAATTAGGATTGCCGGAATATGATGCAATGGTCTTGACTGCTACAAAAGAAATGTCTGATTTCTTTGAAGGCACATTAGCCAATGGAGCAGATGCAAAACAAGCGTCTAACTGGTTGATGGGTGAAGTTTCAGCTTATTTGAACAGTGAAAAACTAGAATTACATGAGACTAAACTGACTCCTGAAAACCTTGCGGGTATGATCAAATTAATAGCAGATGGAACAATCAGTTCAAAAATGGCTAAAAAAGTATTCCGCGAATTGATCCTAAATGGTGGAGACGCTCAAGGAGTTGTTGAAGCAAACGGATGGGTTCAATTAAGCGATCCAGCTAAATTATTACCGATCATCAATGATATCTTAGATAAAAATGCACAATCCATTGAAGATTTCAAAAACGGAAAAGACCGTGCTGTTGGTTTCTTAGTTGGACAAATTATGAAAGCAACAAAAGGACAAGCTAATCCAGGAATCGTAAATAAACTATTAAATGATGAGTTGAGTAAACGCTAA